A single genomic interval of Piliocolobus tephrosceles isolate RC106 chromosome 7, ASM277652v3, whole genome shotgun sequence harbors:
- the NKX6-3 gene encoding homeobox protein Nkx-6.3 codes for MESNLQGTFLLNNTPLAQFPEMKAPVCQYSVQNSFYKLSPPGLGPQLAAGTPHGITDILSRPLAAPNSSLLSGYSHVAGFGGLSSQGVYYSPQVGNFSKAGNEYPTRTRNCWADTGQDWRGSRQCSNTPDPLSDSIHKKKHTRPTFTGHQIFALEKTFEQTKYLAGPERARLAYSLGMTESQVKVWFQNRRTKWRKKSALEPSSSTPRAPGGAGAGSGGDRAPSENEDDEYNKPLDPDSDDEKIRLLLRKHRAAFSVLSLGAHSV; via the exons ATGGAGTCCAACCTGCAGGGGACGTTCCTGCTGAACAACACGCCGCTGGCTCAGTTTCCGGAGATGAAGGCCCCTGTGTGCCAGTACTCAGTGCAGAACTCCTTCTACAAGCTCAGCCCCCCGGGGCTGGGCCCCCAGCTGGCCGCGGGGACCCCCCACGGGATCACGGACATCCTGAGCAGACCCTTGGCTGCACCGAACAGCAGCCTCCTCTCCGGCTACTCCCACGTGGCAGGCTTCGGGGGGCTCAGCTCTCAGGGGGTCTACTACAGCCCCCAGGTAGGAAATTTTTCCAAGGCTGGGAACGAGTACCCCACCCGGACCCGGAACTGCTGGGCGGACACGGGCCAGGACTGGCGAGGCAGTCGGCAGTGCAGCAACA CCCCAGATCCCCTGAGTGACAGCATACACAAGAAGAAGCACACCCGGCCCACCTTCACGGGGCACCAGATCTTTGCCCTGGAGAAAACCTTTGAGCAGACCAAGTACTTGGCTGGCCCAGAGAGGGCGCGGCTGGCATACTCCCTGGGCATGACTGAATCGCAGGTCAAG GTGTGGTTCCAGAACCGCAGGACCAAGTGGCGGAAGAAGAGCGCCCTGGAACCCTCGTCCTCCACGCCCCGGGCCCCGGGCGGCGCGGGCGCGGGCTCAGGCGGGGACCGTGCACCCTCGGAGAACGAGGACGACGAGTACAACAAGCCGCTGGACCCTGACTCGGACGACGAGAAGATCCGCCTGCTGCTGCGCAAGCACCGCGCCGCCTTCTCGGTGCTCAGCCTGGGAGCGCACAGCGTCTGA